A single window of Gemmatimonadota bacterium DNA harbors:
- a CDS encoding DUF5916 domain-containing protein, giving the protein MPHRRLAASSLVGLFALALPPVVAAQTADGPEPDGQPRRPRAVEAVPTTAEIRLDGRLDEAAWAAAPPAADFVQREPQEGAPPGERSEVRILFDDEALYVGARLHDDAPGTIGRQLVRRDDWGQYDFFEVALDPNLDRRTGYLFRVSASNVQRDEYLYDDSNADDAWNAVWTSAVQIDDGGWTVEIRIPFSQIRYEAPESGRLEWGINFNRRKLSTNETSQYALVSRQQAGVVSQFAPLRGVNVESGGHRIELRPYVLSRAFTGPEVSGDPFRDGSDVDARTGVDLRYGLGSQFTLDVTINPDFGQVEADPAVINLSAFEVFFDERRPFFVEDARIFDFQLSGGRNRLYYSRRVGREPQGDGPAGAAFLDAPDAATILGAAKLTGRTSSGLSIGVLAASTSGERGRAFFQETGLTSGYLAEPRTHSGVVRLRQDFNEGASTIGGIVTGMHRELPGDGSFDFLTSNAFNIGLDWEHQWSDRTWAFFGYVAGSYVEGDSTAVLRIQRSSNHFFQRPDADRLSIDSTLTSLAGVDWRMTLAKRRGRHWTGSIWAAQVTPGFEVNDLGFSGRQEVLDGGVRVSYQEIQPGSWYRSYEASVSTFHNWTHDVLEAPLSWDSWGRGHVNGSINLNGEVEFQNLWEIDAGLSFRPERMDRTASRGGPLVLSPRSYSVNLGVRSDSRRAFSVSPRLSYEWSDLDAGWGFDASADVEYRPSSRVEIRLEPEWSRSNTGAQYVRTSDALEFPATYGLRYLFADLEQRELSLETRISVTVSPTLSLQLFAQPLLSSGDFAQYKQLARPESFEWDRFAAGTFSDVAGVATCSGGRTCVDADGERYLDYDGDGVADDSFGDRSFNVRSLIGNAVLRWEYRPGSTVFLVWQRRQESRIGLGDFDVSRDLDALLGAQSENVFIVKVNYWLSP; this is encoded by the coding sequence ATGCCCCACCGCCGCCTCGCCGCTTCGTCCCTGGTTGGTCTCTTCGCCCTCGCGCTACCTCCCGTCGTGGCCGCCCAGACGGCAGACGGGCCCGAGCCCGACGGGCAGCCCCGACGGCCACGGGCGGTCGAGGCGGTCCCCACCACGGCCGAGATCCGGCTGGACGGGCGTCTCGACGAAGCGGCCTGGGCGGCCGCGCCACCCGCCGCCGACTTCGTGCAACGGGAGCCCCAGGAGGGCGCGCCTCCGGGTGAGCGCAGCGAGGTGCGGATCCTGTTCGACGACGAGGCGCTCTACGTCGGGGCCCGGCTGCACGACGACGCGCCCGGCACCATCGGCCGTCAGCTGGTGCGACGCGACGACTGGGGACAGTACGACTTCTTCGAGGTCGCGCTCGACCCGAATCTGGATCGCCGAACGGGGTACCTCTTCCGCGTCAGCGCGTCCAATGTGCAGCGGGACGAGTACCTCTACGACGACAGCAACGCCGATGACGCCTGGAACGCGGTCTGGACCTCTGCGGTCCAGATCGACGACGGCGGCTGGACCGTGGAGATCCGCATTCCGTTCTCGCAGATCCGCTACGAAGCCCCCGAGAGCGGCCGGCTGGAATGGGGGATCAACTTCAACCGGCGGAAGCTGAGCACCAACGAGACATCGCAGTACGCGTTGGTCTCCCGGCAGCAAGCCGGCGTCGTCAGCCAGTTCGCGCCGCTGCGGGGCGTCAACGTGGAATCGGGCGGTCATCGCATCGAGTTGCGCCCGTACGTCTTGAGCCGGGCCTTCACCGGGCCCGAGGTGAGTGGCGATCCCTTCCGCGACGGGTCCGACGTGGACGCCCGTACGGGTGTGGACCTGCGCTACGGCCTCGGATCCCAGTTCACGCTGGACGTGACCATCAATCCGGATTTCGGTCAGGTGGAGGCCGACCCGGCCGTGATCAACCTCTCTGCCTTCGAGGTCTTCTTCGACGAGCGCCGGCCGTTCTTCGTCGAGGACGCGCGGATCTTCGACTTCCAGCTCTCCGGCGGACGCAACCGCCTGTACTACAGCCGCCGTGTGGGGCGCGAACCCCAGGGGGACGGCCCGGCCGGCGCGGCGTTCCTGGACGCACCGGACGCGGCCACCATCCTGGGGGCGGCCAAGCTGACCGGGCGCACGTCCAGCGGTCTCTCCATCGGAGTCCTCGCGGCCTCCACCTCCGGAGAGCGCGGACGCGCCTTCTTCCAGGAGACAGGCCTGACCTCGGGCTACCTCGCCGAACCCCGTACGCACTCGGGCGTGGTGCGTCTGCGGCAGGACTTCAACGAAGGCGCCTCGACCATCGGCGGCATCGTCACCGGCATGCACCGGGAGCTGCCCGGAGACGGGTCCTTCGACTTCCTGACCTCGAACGCCTTCAACATCGGGCTCGACTGGGAGCACCAGTGGAGCGATCGCACCTGGGCGTTCTTCGGCTACGTCGCCGGCAGCTACGTGGAGGGCGACTCCACGGCCGTGCTGCGGATCCAGCGCAGCAGCAACCACTTCTTCCAGCGCCCGGACGCGGACCGCCTCTCCATCGACTCCACGCTCACGTCCCTGGCCGGCGTGGATTGGCGTATGACGCTGGCCAAGCGCCGGGGCCGCCACTGGACCGGCTCGATCTGGGCCGCGCAGGTGACCCCCGGATTCGAGGTGAACGACCTGGGCTTCAGCGGACGCCAGGAGGTGCTGGACGGCGGCGTACGCGTCTCCTACCAGGAGATCCAGCCGGGATCGTGGTACCGCAGCTATGAAGCCTCCGTCTCCACGTTCCACAACTGGACGCACGACGTGTTGGAGGCTCCCCTGTCGTGGGACTCGTGGGGTCGGGGGCACGTCAACGGCTCCATCAACCTGAACGGGGAGGTCGAGTTCCAGAACCTCTGGGAGATCGATGCCGGCCTGAGCTTCCGTCCCGAACGGATGGACCGGACCGCGTCACGCGGCGGCCCGCTGGTCCTGAGCCCACGCTCGTACAGCGTGAACCTCGGCGTGCGCTCGGACAGTCGACGCGCGTTCAGCGTCTCGCCGCGCCTCTCGTACGAATGGTCGGACCTGGACGCCGGTTGGGGCTTCGACGCGTCCGCGGACGTCGAATATCGACCCTCGTCGCGCGTCGAGATCCGTCTCGAACCCGAGTGGTCGCGCTCGAACACGGGCGCCCAGTACGTGCGCACCAGCGATGCCCTGGAGTTCCCGGCGACCTACGGCCTGCGCTACCTCTTCGCCGACCTGGAGCAACGCGAACTCTCGCTGGAGACACGCATCAGCGTCACGGTGAGCCCCACGTTGTCCCTGCAGCTGTTCGCCCAGCCCCTCCTCTCGAGCGGGGACTTCGCCCAGTACAAGCAACTGGCCCGTCCGGAGTCGTTCGAATGGGATCGGTTCGCCGCCGGGACCTTCAGCGATGTGGCCGGCGTGGCCACGTGCAGCGGAGGGCGCACGTGCGTGGACGCGGACGGGGAGCGCTACCTCGACTACGACGGAGACGGCGTCGCGGACGACTCCTTCGGGGACCGGAGCTTCAATGTCCGGTCGCTGATCGGCAACGCCGTGCTCCGGTGGGAGTACCGTCCCGGCTCCACCGTCTTCCTGGTATGGCAGCGTCGGCAGGAGAGTCGGATCGGCCTCGGAGACTTCGACGTCTCGCGCGACCTCGATGCGCTGCTCGGCGCCCAGTCCGAGAACGTCTTCATCGTCAAGGTGAACTACTGGCTGAGCCCCTGA
- a CDS encoding MATE family efflux transporter → MQDLTEGSIPKHLVAMAAPIGIGMLFQTLYYLVDLYFVGRLGEAAIAGLGAAGNVQFLVMSVTQILGVGTMALIAHASGRKDTADANLVFNQSLVLALACAVLTLGVGYALAGPYMATLGADPATMAAGRLYLHWFLPGLGLQFALVSMGSALRGAGVVKPTMMVQIATVLLNAVLSPIMIAGYGTGRPLGVLGAGLSTSISVAVGVLLLWRYFHRHARFVRVDRALLAPRPDVWARVLRIGLPPGGEFALMFVFMGVIYWVIRDFGAAAQAGFGVGSRVMQAIFLPAMAVAFATAPVAGQNVGAGRLDRVRATFHAAALTGSVLMLLLTLFCQVRPDLLVTGFTDDPDVVAVGAEYLRIISWNFVATGIIFTCSGMFQALGNTVPSLLASASRLLTFVLPAIWLAGREGFRLRHLWMLSVATVALQALASWGMLAYHLRRRSAEMEVGTTARMRA, encoded by the coding sequence GTGCAGGACCTGACCGAAGGGTCGATCCCCAAGCATCTCGTCGCCATGGCGGCGCCGATCGGGATCGGGATGCTGTTCCAGACCCTGTACTACCTGGTGGACCTGTACTTCGTCGGCCGCCTGGGCGAGGCCGCGATCGCCGGGCTCGGGGCCGCGGGCAACGTCCAGTTCCTCGTGATGTCGGTGACGCAGATCCTGGGCGTCGGCACCATGGCACTCATCGCCCACGCCAGCGGACGGAAGGACACGGCCGACGCCAACCTCGTGTTCAACCAGAGTCTTGTGCTCGCGCTCGCGTGTGCCGTCCTCACCCTCGGCGTCGGGTACGCACTCGCCGGCCCCTACATGGCCACGCTCGGCGCCGACCCCGCCACCATGGCGGCGGGCCGCCTCTATCTGCACTGGTTCCTGCCCGGGCTCGGCCTGCAATTCGCGCTCGTTTCGATGGGATCGGCGCTACGCGGAGCGGGTGTGGTCAAACCCACCATGATGGTGCAGATCGCCACCGTGCTGCTGAATGCCGTGCTCTCCCCGATCATGATCGCGGGATACGGCACCGGTCGGCCGCTCGGTGTGCTCGGCGCCGGCCTCTCGACGTCCATCTCGGTCGCGGTGGGCGTCCTGCTTCTCTGGCGCTACTTCCACCGCCACGCCCGCTTCGTGCGGGTCGATCGTGCTCTCCTGGCTCCCCGCCCGGACGTCTGGGCCCGCGTGCTGCGCATCGGCCTGCCGCCCGGTGGCGAGTTCGCGTTGATGTTCGTCTTCATGGGCGTCATCTACTGGGTGATCCGGGACTTCGGTGCGGCCGCCCAGGCCGGCTTCGGAGTGGGCTCCCGGGTGATGCAGGCGATCTTCCTTCCCGCCATGGCGGTGGCGTTCGCCACGGCCCCGGTGGCCGGCCAGAACGTCGGGGCGGGTCGGCTGGACCGCGTGCGCGCGACGTTCCACGCGGCGGCGCTCACCGGGAGCGTGCTGATGCTCCTCCTGACGCTCTTCTGTCAGGTGCGCCCGGATCTGCTGGTCACGGGATTCACGGACGATCCCGACGTGGTGGCCGTGGGCGCGGAATACCTGCGTATCATCTCGTGGAACTTCGTGGCCACCGGGATCATCTTCACGTGCTCGGGGATGTTCCAGGCGCTCGGCAACACCGTGCCGTCGCTGCTGGCGAGCGCGAGCCGCCTGCTCACCTTCGTGCTGCCGGCGATCTGGCTGGCCGGCCGGGAAGGATTCCGGTTGCGGCATCTGTGGATGTTGTCGGTGGCGACGGTTGCCCTGCAGGCGCTGGCAAGCTGGGGAATGCTGGCCTACCACCTGCGCCGGCGCAGCGCGGAGATGGAGGTCGGCACCACGGCGCGCATGCGCGCTTGA
- a CDS encoding NAD(P)H-quinone oxidoreductase has product MHAIVIDRPGGPDVLRWTEAERPTPRAGEVLVQVVTAGVNRADLLQRRGLYPAPPDAPADIPGLEYAGRVHEVGPDVTRLQPGDAVLGILGGGGYAEYVRVHERTAMRLPDGADLRLAGAIPEAFLTAYDAVVLQAGLAAGECLLVHAVASGVGTAAVQLARWLGARSVGTSRTPEKLAHCRALGLDVGIVAESPDAWVDAVLEATDGRGADVILDLVGGAYLAGNQRALAERGRHVVVGVTAGAKAEIDLRALMGRRGEIRGTVLRARPLEEKIALARTFEARVLPAFAEGRLRPVVDRILPAAQAADAHRSMEENRNVGKILLEFGDGAG; this is encoded by the coding sequence ATGCATGCCATCGTGATCGACCGCCCCGGCGGGCCCGACGTGCTGCGCTGGACGGAGGCGGAGCGCCCGACGCCTCGCGCGGGAGAGGTGCTGGTGCAGGTGGTGACCGCCGGAGTGAACCGCGCCGATCTCCTGCAGCGCCGCGGCCTCTATCCCGCGCCCCCCGACGCGCCGGCCGACATCCCGGGCCTCGAGTACGCCGGCCGGGTCCATGAAGTCGGCCCCGACGTCACCCGTCTCCAACCCGGGGATGCCGTGCTGGGAATCCTCGGCGGAGGCGGGTACGCCGAGTACGTGCGCGTGCACGAGCGCACCGCGATGCGACTCCCCGACGGAGCCGATCTCCGTCTGGCGGGCGCGATCCCCGAGGCGTTCCTCACGGCGTACGACGCGGTCGTGCTCCAGGCCGGGCTCGCTGCCGGCGAGTGTCTGCTGGTGCACGCCGTGGCCAGCGGCGTCGGGACGGCGGCGGTCCAGCTCGCACGCTGGCTGGGCGCGCGCAGCGTGGGGACGTCGCGCACGCCGGAGAAGCTGGCCCACTGCCGCGCGCTCGGGCTGGACGTGGGCATCGTCGCCGAGAGCCCGGACGCGTGGGTGGACGCCGTGCTGGAGGCCACGGATGGCCGGGGCGCGGACGTCATCCTGGACCTGGTCGGTGGCGCCTATCTCGCGGGCAACCAACGGGCGCTCGCCGAGCGGGGACGCCATGTGGTGGTGGGCGTCACGGCGGGGGCCAAGGCCGAGATCGACCTCCGGGCGCTGATGGGGCGGCGCGGCGAGATCCGCGGGACCGTGCTGCGGGCGCGTCCGCTCGAGGAGAAGATCGCGCTCGCGCGCACGTTCGAGGCTCGCGTGCTGCCCGCCTTCGCGGAGGGACGTCTGCGGCCCGTGGTCGATCGCATCCTCCCGGCCGCCCAGGCGGCCGACGCGCATCGATCCATGGAGGAGAACCGCAACGTCGGGAAGATCCTGCTGGAGTTCGGCGACGGAGCGGGCTGA
- a CDS encoding ADOP family duplicated permease: MKPSPPSRWRALLARVLPERDREVLLDEMDRLYASRAAESGEPAAARWYRGEVLQFARRVPGERIRETSRVMGVEMADVMRLVRQTVRGLLRAPGFAAVAVLTLGLGIGASAVIFGIVDRALLRPLPFPEPGALVSVLDGWGSSAGTLEILQREMTTVQAIGMARNAEGSTLEREGLPAERITVASVSPEYLAALGVAPTLGRLFQVEESRPGRGSVALLGHDMWRTTYGADPSIVGRSVTLDGTAYEIVGVLPAGFDFPSLNNRVWRPLVMDPSNVGWHWGAGNGSVLARMAPEVTADAVRQELLRLQEDVRLANPLWTPNPGFWDEAKVVPLQEARAQWVRTPLLILLGAVAVVLLVVCANVANLFLSRGLARGRDQAVRAALGAGAGRLAREQLLEALVLAAAGLVAGLTLAWVGMEVLRTRLPAELPGAEQVALDLRVVAFTAALALVTALLAGALPALRAARRGPAEVLREAGRGGSVAPSRRRTTRGLVAAQLAAAVVLVTSAGLLARTLSALSRVDPGFEIDGRITAQVHLPPGLPTDPAARAEYFAQMEATLAADPALARVSFASTIPFGAEEEYVATSIDGVTTDPNELPVMPHHRVSTGFFAVAGIPLVEGRTFTASDRVGTPFVAVVDRTFVDRYLGGRPALGQIVRYPWRGAPPIEIVGVVEPVSHGDLAAAPEPTVWTPLAQMGMGAFGYGVLVAEATRSPEAALGAVTARLREVDPRLAVSDLGTWRDLLGTSLAGTQLVALLLGIFAVTTLVLGCVGVYGVAAFSVRQRVKEIGVRMAMGAPVSGIRRSVLRDGLRLALPGGLLGLLLAVPAGRALGGLLYGIAPFDPLTFVAAPLVLALAALLAVYAPARRATRVDPAIVLRDD, from the coding sequence GTGAAGCCGAGTCCGCCGTCCAGGTGGCGCGCGCTGCTCGCGCGCGTGCTGCCGGAGCGTGACCGCGAGGTCCTGCTGGACGAGATGGACCGGCTCTACGCGAGCCGGGCCGCCGAGAGCGGAGAGCCTGCCGCGGCGCGCTGGTACCGGGGGGAAGTGCTGCAGTTCGCCCGCCGGGTCCCCGGCGAGCGCATCCGGGAGACTTCGAGGGTCATGGGGGTGGAGATGGCGGATGTGATGCGTCTCGTTCGGCAGACGGTGCGGGGACTCCTGCGCGCGCCGGGTTTCGCCGCGGTCGCGGTGCTCACGCTGGGGCTCGGCATCGGGGCGAGCGCGGTGATCTTCGGCATCGTGGACCGGGCGCTGCTGCGCCCGCTCCCCTTCCCCGAGCCGGGCGCGCTGGTCTCCGTGCTGGATGGATGGGGATCGAGCGCCGGCACGTTGGAGATCCTCCAACGTGAGATGACCACGGTCCAGGCGATCGGGATGGCCCGCAACGCGGAAGGGTCCACGCTGGAGCGCGAAGGGCTGCCAGCCGAGCGGATCACCGTGGCCTCCGTCTCCCCCGAGTACCTGGCCGCGCTGGGTGTCGCCCCCACGCTGGGTCGTCTCTTCCAGGTGGAGGAGTCGCGCCCCGGCCGCGGGAGCGTGGCCTTGCTGGGTCACGACATGTGGCGCACGACGTACGGCGCCGATCCGTCGATCGTGGGACGCTCGGTCACGTTGGATGGCACGGCGTACGAGATCGTGGGCGTGCTGCCCGCCGGCTTCGACTTCCCGTCCCTGAACAACCGCGTGTGGCGGCCCCTGGTCATGGACCCGTCGAACGTCGGCTGGCACTGGGGAGCCGGCAACGGCAGCGTGCTCGCGCGCATGGCGCCGGAGGTCACGGCCGACGCCGTGCGCCAGGAGCTGCTGCGCCTCCAGGAGGACGTGCGATTGGCCAATCCGCTCTGGACGCCGAATCCGGGATTCTGGGACGAGGCCAAGGTGGTGCCGCTGCAGGAGGCGCGGGCGCAGTGGGTGCGCACGCCGCTCCTGATCCTGTTGGGCGCCGTGGCGGTGGTGCTGCTCGTGGTGTGCGCCAACGTGGCCAACCTCTTCCTGTCGCGGGGACTGGCGCGCGGGCGCGACCAGGCGGTACGCGCCGCGCTGGGTGCGGGTGCCGGCCGTCTCGCGCGCGAACAGCTCCTGGAAGCGCTGGTGCTGGCCGCGGCCGGGCTGGTGGCGGGACTGACGCTGGCGTGGGTGGGGATGGAGGTCCTTCGCACCCGCCTGCCGGCCGAGCTCCCCGGAGCGGAGCAGGTGGCGCTCGACCTGCGCGTCGTGGCGTTCACCGCGGCGCTGGCGCTGGTCACCGCGCTGCTGGCCGGTGCATTGCCTGCGCTGCGGGCCGCGCGCAGAGGACCCGCGGAGGTGCTGCGCGAAGCCGGCCGCGGCGGCTCGGTCGCGCCGTCGCGCCGCCGGACCACACGCGGTCTCGTGGCGGCCCAGCTCGCCGCCGCGGTGGTGCTGGTGACCAGCGCCGGCCTTCTGGCGCGTACCCTGTCGGCGCTCTCGCGCGTCGATCCCGGCTTCGAGATCGACGGCCGCATCACGGCGCAGGTGCACCTACCGCCCGGGCTGCCCACCGACCCCGCCGCGCGCGCCGAGTACTTCGCGCAGATGGAGGCCACGCTCGCGGCCGATCCGGCCCTCGCACGGGTGTCCTTCGCCAGCACCATTCCGTTCGGGGCCGAAGAGGAGTACGTGGCCACGTCCATCGACGGCGTGACCACGGACCCGAACGAGCTGCCGGTGATGCCCCACCACCGCGTCAGCACCGGGTTCTTCGCCGTGGCCGGGATCCCGCTCGTGGAGGGGCGTACCTTCACGGCGTCGGACCGGGTGGGTACTCCGTTCGTGGCCGTCGTCGACCGCACGTTCGTGGACCGGTATCTCGGCGGGCGTCCCGCGCTCGGTCAGATCGTACGCTATCCGTGGCGCGGTGCGCCGCCCATCGAGATCGTGGGAGTGGTGGAGCCGGTCTCGCACGGGGACCTGGCCGCCGCGCCGGAGCCCACGGTGTGGACGCCCCTGGCGCAGATGGGGATGGGCGCCTTCGGCTACGGCGTCCTGGTGGCCGAGGCCACCCGCTCGCCCGAGGCCGCGCTCGGCGCCGTCACCGCTCGCCTCCGCGAGGTCGACCCGCGCCTGGCCGTCAGTGACCTGGGCACCTGGCGGGACCTGCTCGGCACCTCGCTGGCCGGCACGCAACTGGTGGCGCTGCTGCTCGGCATCTTCGCGGTGACGACGCTCGTGCTCGGCTGCGTGGGCGTCTACGGCGTGGCGGCCTTCTCGGTCCGCCAGCGCGTCAAGGAGATCGGGGTGCGCATGGCCATGGGCGCGCCGGTGTCGGGCATCCGCCGCTCCGTCCTGCGGGACGGCTTGCGCCTGGCCCTGCCGGGTGGGCTGCTCGGTCTGCTGCTGGCGGTGCCGGCCGGACGGGCGCTGGGCGGGCTGCTCTACGGCATCGCACCGTTCGACCCGCTCACGTTCGTGGCCGCGCCCCTCGTGCTCGCCCTGGCCGCGCTGCTGGCGGTCTACGCGCCGGCCCGGCGCGCCACACGGGTGGACCCGGCCATCGTGCTGCGGGACGACTGA
- a CDS encoding helix-turn-helix transcriptional regulator, with translation MGREGLGELEHQAMLALLHLKEDTYTAPIVEELERRTGRQTSVAAVYVVLRRLEEKGLVRSELTSPGEEGGRDRRCFKVTPAGMEKLRVAREAYQSLWSGLSLAPGDGR, from the coding sequence GTGGGACGCGAAGGACTGGGCGAGCTGGAGCATCAGGCCATGCTGGCGCTGCTCCACCTGAAGGAGGACACCTACACCGCGCCGATCGTCGAGGAGCTGGAGCGGCGGACTGGCCGCCAGACCAGCGTGGCCGCGGTCTACGTGGTGCTGCGGCGCCTGGAGGAGAAGGGGCTGGTGCGCTCGGAGCTGACCAGCCCCGGTGAGGAGGGTGGCCGCGATCGCCGCTGCTTCAAGGTCACGCCGGCCGGGATGGAGAAGCTGCGCGTGGCCCGCGAGGCCTACCAGTCCCTCTGGAGCGGCCTGTCGCTGGCGCCCGGGGACGGCCGGTGA
- a CDS encoding PadR family transcriptional regulator gives MALDREWMRGAAPLAVLTLLERGDMYGYELVEALETRSGGLLELGQSTVYPLLYNLEARGFVAPARRRAPSGRERKYYHLTPAGRAWLVLQRDQWRRLVEALRRLGVEGGETEATT, from the coding sequence ATGGCCCTGGACCGGGAGTGGATGCGGGGTGCGGCGCCGCTGGCGGTGCTGACGCTGCTCGAGCGCGGGGACATGTACGGCTACGAGCTGGTGGAGGCCCTGGAGACGCGCTCCGGCGGCCTCCTCGAGCTCGGGCAGTCCACCGTCTACCCCCTGCTCTACAACCTCGAGGCCCGCGGTTTCGTCGCGCCGGCCCGACGACGGGCTCCGTCCGGACGGGAGCGGAAGTACTACCACCTGACACCGGCCGGGAGGGCCTGGCTGGTCCTGCAGCGCGACCAGTGGCGGCGCCTCGTGGAGGCGCTGCGCCGACTCGGCGTCGAGGGTGGCGAGACGGAGGCGACGACGTGA